In Chryseobacterium viscerum, one DNA window encodes the following:
- a CDS encoding C40 family peptidase — protein MNKGICIVTVAPVRAENSDRAEIVTEILFGESADILEVDKNWTKIKMHYDGYEGWMDTKQLKPITEEELAKRKVTVVTEDFSSVLMNDGKTLLSMGSEVEFPVVASRRSHDVRESIALTAKEFLNVPYLWGGKSFFAVDCSGFTQLVYKIHNIKIPRDASQQAEVGEPLTFVEETQPGDLAFFENAEGKIIHVGIMLDNQKIIHASGKVRIDTLDSTGIFNKEMNKHTHKLRVLKSVI, from the coding sequence ATGAATAAAGGAATTTGTATTGTTACAGTAGCGCCGGTTCGTGCAGAGAATTCTGACAGAGCTGAAATTGTTACGGAAATATTGTTCGGAGAAAGTGCAGATATTTTGGAAGTAGATAAAAACTGGACCAAAATAAAGATGCATTATGATGGCTATGAAGGATGGATGGATACCAAACAGCTGAAACCAATAACAGAAGAAGAACTGGCTAAAAGGAAAGTTACTGTCGTTACTGAGGATTTCTCTTCCGTATTAATGAATGACGGGAAGACTCTGCTTTCTATGGGATCAGAAGTGGAGTTTCCGGTGGTTGCTTCAAGGAGAAGTCATGATGTACGTGAAAGTATTGCCCTGACGGCAAAAGAATTCCTTAATGTACCTTATCTGTGGGGTGGGAAAAGCTTTTTTGCAGTAGATTGCTCAGGATTTACTCAACTGGTATACAAAATTCACAATATTAAAATTCCAAGAGATGCTTCGCAGCAGGCTGAGGTAGGTGAACCTCTTACCTTTGTAGAAGAAACACAGCCTGGAGACCTTGCTTTCTTTGAAAATGCAGAAGGAAAAATTATTCACGTAGGGATTATGCTGGATAATCAAAAAATTATCCATGCTTCAGGAAAAGTGAGAATTGATACATTAGATTCCACAGGGATTTTCAATAAAGAAATGAATAAGCACACCCATAAACTGAGAGTGCTGAAAAGTGTAATTTAA
- the tilS gene encoding tRNA lysidine(34) synthetase TilS, whose protein sequence is MLEKSSFISQLKNLVHEPENHTYLLAVSGGADSMVLASLFRDLGHEIKGSKFQFQVAHINYKLRGNDSDLDQKTVQDFCEKNHIKFHLYEVSEKDRKPENSIQLWARELRYTFFKEIQEKEKLEFLVTAHHLNDQLETFIINLSKASGINGLSGIPSNDNDILRPLLNFSKKEIYQFAEENTIEFREDLSNKKNDYLRNRIRNEIVPVLMDTNDNFLENFRKSSLYLNQTKDFVRKQIQEIENRLTVFNPDYKILSKEKLYQESDFVKFEILKKYGFNQEEEIPKIFKAENNSSFFSEKYQLIVNRDELIFIDRNDKQEIKEEIILIDHFNFSENQINVNLVDYIESIDGINKGFEWDFDAEKLHFPLRLRKQKEGDEFYPSGFSGKKKVSKFFRDEKLSILARQKIWILTDSNYSVLGIIPFRQDRRYAKNEKTKWSLKIFNEMNNEI, encoded by the coding sequence ATGTTGGAAAAATCAAGCTTTATCAGCCAATTAAAAAATCTCGTTCACGAACCGGAAAATCACACGTATCTTCTGGCGGTAAGCGGAGGAGCAGACTCTATGGTTCTTGCCTCTTTGTTCAGGGATTTAGGGCACGAAATCAAAGGTTCAAAATTCCAGTTTCAGGTTGCCCATATCAATTATAAACTCCGTGGTAATGATTCTGATCTGGATCAGAAAACGGTGCAGGATTTTTGTGAGAAAAATCATATAAAATTTCATTTGTATGAAGTTTCGGAAAAGGACCGGAAACCTGAAAACTCTATTCAGCTTTGGGCGAGGGAACTCCGGTATACTTTTTTTAAAGAAATCCAGGAAAAGGAAAAACTGGAATTTCTGGTTACTGCTCATCACCTGAACGATCAGCTGGAAACATTTATCATCAACCTTTCCAAAGCCTCCGGCATCAACGGATTGAGTGGAATCCCATCAAATGACAATGATATTCTCCGCCCGCTTCTAAATTTTTCAAAAAAAGAAATTTATCAGTTTGCTGAGGAGAACACAATTGAATTCCGGGAAGATCTTTCTAATAAAAAAAATGATTACCTGAGGAATAGGATTAGAAATGAGATTGTTCCGGTGCTGATGGATACAAATGATAACTTTCTGGAAAACTTCAGAAAAAGTTCTTTATATCTGAATCAAACTAAAGATTTTGTCCGGAAACAGATTCAGGAGATAGAAAATCGTCTTACGGTATTTAACCCAGACTATAAAATCTTATCAAAGGAAAAGCTGTACCAGGAAAGTGATTTCGTAAAATTTGAAATCTTAAAAAAATACGGATTCAACCAGGAGGAAGAAATTCCTAAAATTTTTAAGGCCGAAAACAACAGTTCCTTTTTTTCAGAAAAATATCAGTTGATTGTCAATCGTGATGAATTGATATTTATTGATAGAAATGATAAACAAGAAATCAAAGAGGAAATAATACTGATCGATCATTTTAATTTTTCCGAAAACCAAATCAACGTCAATCTCGTAGATTATATTGAAAGCATTGATGGAATCAATAAAGGATTTGAATGGGATTTTGATGCCGAAAAACTTCATTTCCCACTACGTTTGAGAAAACAAAAAGAGGGTGACGAGTTTTATCCATCAGGATTTTCCGGGAAAAAGAAAGTTTCTAAGTTTTTTAGGGACGAAAAATTATCTATTTTAGCGAGGCAAAAAATCTGGATACTGACAGACAGCAATTATTCTGTACTTGGGATTATCCCTTTCAGACAGGATAGAAGATATGCAAAGAATGAGAAGACAAAATGGAGTCTCAAAATTTTTAATGAAATGAACAATGAAATTTAG
- a CDS encoding CCPGW family putative bacteriocin, translating to MKNSKKLSRVEMKTVQGAIRGCNPQIFCTSPQTKCCPGWVCAGIRQYCIAV from the coding sequence ATGAAAAATTCAAAAAAGCTTTCAAGAGTAGAAATGAAAACCGTACAAGGTGCTATTAGAGGGTGTAATCCACAGATATTTTGTACCAGCCCGCAAACAAAGTGCTGCCCGGGATGGGTTTGTGCCGGTATAAGACAATATTGTATAGCTGTATAA
- a CDS encoding deoxyuridine 5'-triphosphate nucleotidohydrolase, whose amino-acid sequence MEYSKEFKAALSAFSGTEKDKLIFRLLRKDKLLSKKLYFELIDPETTDDKRNAMEEIVAEKVLLASKYTGNAPYFLTIIRKISAEITEHIKITTDKFGEVSLNLLLINKILENNNDLSRQRFDNVYKLYIYIINKVFKALTLIKKLDEDYWMEIDEYLRDTQKKISENHYLQKLCVNNGLDINWLECDRIPENIDQIMKEMKSQGYLR is encoded by the coding sequence ATGGAGTATTCAAAAGAGTTCAAAGCGGCTCTGAGCGCTTTTTCCGGTACCGAGAAAGATAAACTTATTTTCAGGCTTCTGAGAAAGGATAAATTATTGTCTAAAAAATTGTATTTCGAGCTTATTGATCCGGAAACTACAGATGATAAGAGAAATGCAATGGAGGAAATTGTAGCGGAAAAGGTTCTTTTAGCCTCAAAATACACTGGAAATGCTCCTTATTTCCTGACTATCATCCGAAAGATAAGCGCAGAAATCACTGAACATATTAAAATTACCACAGATAAATTCGGGGAAGTTTCGCTGAATCTTCTTCTTATCAATAAAATTCTGGAAAACAACAATGACCTCAGCAGACAAAGATTTGACAATGTTTACAAACTCTATATTTACATCATCAATAAAGTATTCAAAGCTTTGACTCTTATTAAAAAACTGGATGAAGATTACTGGATGGAAATTGATGAATATCTGCGGGACACCCAAAAGAAAATCTCAGAAAACCATTATCTTCAAAAACTCTGTGTGAACAATGGTCTTGACATCAACTGGCTTGAATGCGACAGGATTCCAGAAAACATAGATCAGATCATGAAAGAAATGAAAAGCCAGGGATATTTACGATAA
- a CDS encoding 3-deoxy-D-manno-octulosonic acid transferase encodes MAFLYNIFISLLAFGMKAFALINDKTKKGVEGRKQSLDKVKSAFSKTDKVIWMHAASLGEYEQGLPVLEKLKDNFPGHKVLVTFFSPSGYENVIKKKHIADVICYLPFDKKNAVKEFVSQFNTELFFTVKYDYWYNLLAELKNQGAKIYVISALFYERQSFFTSYGKWFVKQLRKDVDWFFHQTQFSLALAKSIGLIKSSVTGDTRFDRVKQLRSRNNHVDYIADFKGGNKTVVFGSSWQAEEKIAEVVSRKNNMVKLIIAPHDLKRVEHLKSIFPGALLYSQIQDNLSSIDSAQLLIIDSIGLLSKLYSYADAAVVGGGFHDAGLHNILEAATFGVPVIFGNHYKKNPEADDLITANGGKSFPDEYTAAEFVLFLINEDNQEELTEMSQNAGKFVDGKPDSTKMILQKILS; translated from the coding sequence ATGGCTTTTCTATACAATATATTTATCAGTCTCCTTGCTTTCGGAATGAAGGCTTTTGCATTGATTAATGATAAAACTAAAAAAGGCGTTGAAGGGAGAAAGCAGTCTTTAGATAAAGTGAAATCAGCATTTTCAAAAACAGATAAAGTGATTTGGATGCATGCTGCCAGTTTAGGAGAATATGAGCAGGGACTTCCTGTTTTGGAAAAGCTTAAAGATAATTTTCCCGGACATAAAGTTCTGGTGACTTTTTTTTCTCCCTCAGGATATGAGAATGTAATTAAGAAGAAACATATTGCAGACGTTATATGTTACTTGCCATTCGATAAAAAAAATGCTGTAAAGGAGTTTGTATCACAGTTTAATACTGAACTATTTTTTACGGTTAAATATGATTACTGGTACAATCTGCTTGCAGAACTGAAAAATCAAGGGGCAAAAATTTACGTTATTTCCGCTTTGTTCTATGAAAGACAGTCCTTCTTTACTTCCTATGGAAAATGGTTTGTAAAACAGCTTCGGAAAGATGTGGATTGGTTTTTTCATCAGACACAATTTTCATTGGCTCTGGCCAAGAGTATAGGATTGATAAAATCTTCTGTAACGGGAGACACAAGGTTTGACAGGGTAAAACAACTTCGTAGCAGGAACAACCATGTAGATTATATTGCAGACTTTAAAGGAGGTAATAAAACAGTCGTTTTTGGGAGTTCATGGCAGGCTGAAGAAAAAATAGCAGAAGTGGTTTCCCGTAAAAATAATATGGTGAAACTCATTATCGCACCCCATGATCTGAAAAGAGTAGAGCATTTGAAAAGTATATTCCCGGGTGCATTATTATACAGTCAGATACAGGATAATCTATCATCAATTGATAGCGCTCAACTTTTAATTATAGACAGTATTGGCTTATTGTCAAAACTATATTCTTATGCAGATGCAGCCGTTGTGGGAGGAGGATTTCATGATGCAGGACTTCATAATATTCTGGAAGCGGCAACTTTTGGGGTTCCTGTGATCTTTGGAAATCATTACAAAAAAAATCCAGAAGCTGATGATCTCATCACTGCGAACGGCGGAAAATCTTTTCCAGACGAATATACGGCCGCTGAATTTGTTTTATTTCTTATAAATGAAGATAATCAGGAAGAACTTACAGAAATGTCCCAGAATGCAGGAAAATTCGTAGATGGAAAACCTGATTCTACCAAAATGATTCTACAGAAAATCTTATCGTAA
- a CDS encoding glycosyltransferase family 2 protein, with translation MKDLVSIITPCYNSAEFIEETIQSVLNQAYENWEWLITDDLSKDNTVEIIRKYNDPRIKLQVLEKNGGAGNARNNSLERAQGRYIAFLDSDDYWYPEYLETMTDYMQEHNAELVYCNYSRCDEQLQPILKDFLADKVVTFSNLLKTCRLAPVSTMYDTQRVGKFLFPVKSKREDHVMWLNLLKVIPEGIPVQKTLAKYRMRENSVSRKKKNIIKDQYLVYKYFMGFSTLKSLYYTANWALNGFMKYSKIFN, from the coding sequence ATGAAAGATCTTGTCTCCATTATCACTCCCTGTTATAATTCTGCTGAATTTATCGAGGAAACCATACAGTCTGTTCTTAACCAAGCCTATGAAAACTGGGAATGGCTGATTACTGATGACCTTTCCAAAGATAATACAGTTGAGATTATCAGAAAATATAATGATCCCAGAATAAAACTACAGGTACTGGAAAAAAATGGAGGTGCAGGAAATGCAAGAAACAACAGTCTGGAAAGAGCACAAGGAAGATATATCGCTTTTCTGGATTCTGACGATTACTGGTATCCTGAATATCTGGAAACAATGACAGATTATATGCAGGAACATAATGCAGAACTGGTTTATTGCAACTATTCCAGATGTGATGAACAGCTTCAGCCTATCCTGAAAGATTTTCTGGCAGATAAAGTGGTTACATTCTCTAATCTTTTGAAGACATGCCGTCTGGCACCGGTTTCCACAATGTATGATACCCAAAGGGTTGGAAAATTTTTGTTTCCTGTAAAAAGCAAACGTGAAGATCATGTCATGTGGCTTAATCTTTTAAAAGTAATTCCTGAAGGGATTCCTGTACAAAAGACATTAGCAAAATACAGAATGCGTGAAAACAGTGTTTCCAGAAAGAAAAAAAATATCATCAAAGATCAATATCTAGTCTATAAGTATTTCATGGGGTTTTCAACTTTAAAATCATTGTATTATACGGCTAACTGGGCACTGAACGGATTCATGAAGTATTCGAAAATTTTCAATTAA
- a CDS encoding HTTM domain-containing protein: MKILFLLMNSNIKVMKKLNVLYTKTENFFFRQDNQTEFLSFFRIAIGTIILLQFLAVMPDFDKLFSSSSIIPQDIMSVFTPDWLITFSKIVSFLQSFGIEESTTIVITKISFITLCILIITGFYSRVSAFLLLILQIALLKGSSFFAYGADFFTSMSLFYLILFPADHFFSLRNFIFSKKTQEINITPVKRLFQIHISIAYFFSGLDKALGFNWWNGESIWKAIHLPYSNRDLNFDFSWLIEHSYILSFMGWSTIIIEICYPFFIWYKPTQKTWLFLTVSMHIGIALVLNLYYFSAIMIVWNITNFYFEQTAKKAVPFSKKKISAHYIPKQINS, from the coding sequence ATGAAAATCTTATTCTTATTGATGAATTCAAACATTAAAGTGATGAAAAAGCTGAATGTACTCTATACCAAAACTGAAAACTTCTTTTTCAGACAGGATAATCAAACAGAATTCCTGAGCTTCTTCCGGATTGCAATTGGAACGATTATTCTTTTACAGTTTCTCGCAGTCATGCCGGATTTTGACAAACTATTTTCAAGCAGCAGTATCATCCCGCAGGATATTATGAGTGTTTTCACTCCTGACTGGCTGATTACCTTCTCAAAAATCGTCAGCTTTTTACAAAGCTTTGGCATTGAAGAAAGCACAACGATTGTGATAACCAAAATATCATTTATTACCTTGTGTATTTTGATCATTACTGGTTTTTATTCCAGAGTTTCAGCTTTCCTTTTGCTTATACTACAGATTGCTTTACTCAAGGGAAGTTCTTTCTTTGCTTATGGTGCAGATTTTTTCACGAGCATGTCACTATTTTATCTGATCCTGTTTCCCGCCGATCATTTTTTTTCCCTCAGGAATTTTATTTTTAGTAAAAAAACACAGGAAATAAATATCACTCCTGTCAAAAGATTATTTCAGATTCATATATCTATTGCTTATTTTTTCTCCGGATTAGATAAAGCTTTAGGTTTCAATTGGTGGAACGGCGAATCTATCTGGAAGGCCATTCATCTTCCTTATTCCAACAGAGATCTGAATTTTGATTTCAGCTGGCTTATAGAACATTCCTATATCCTAAGTTTCATGGGATGGAGTACAATTATCATCGAGATATGCTACCCGTTTTTCATCTGGTACAAACCAACTCAGAAAACATGGCTTTTCCTGACGGTTTCTATGCATATAGGAATTGCACTCGTTCTTAATTTATATTACTTTTCAGCCATTATGATTGTATGGAATATCACCAATTTTTATTTTGAGCAAACTGCTAAAAAAGCAGTTCCCTTTTCAAAGAAAAAAATATCAGCCCATTATATTCCGAAACAGATTAACTCATAA
- a CDS encoding cupin domain-containing protein, which yields MIHTKENSEHYIWGNHCDSWILKKTEGLSVKQEKMPAGTSEKLHFHKVAEQFFYILKGEAVFYINEEKFLVKQGESISIAPESKHFISNESNEEIEFLVISNPPADHDRIEIKE from the coding sequence ATGATACACACTAAAGAAAATTCAGAACATTATATCTGGGGAAACCATTGTGACAGCTGGATTCTGAAAAAGACAGAAGGATTATCTGTGAAACAGGAAAAAATGCCCGCAGGAACTTCAGAAAAACTACACTTTCACAAAGTGGCAGAACAGTTTTTTTATATTCTGAAAGGAGAAGCTGTATTTTATATCAATGAAGAGAAATTCCTGGTTAAACAAGGAGAATCTATTTCTATTGCACCGGAATCAAAACATTTTATTTCCAATGAATCCAACGAAGAAATTGAGTTTTTAGTCATATCCAATCCACCTGCGGATCATGATAGAATTGAAATAAAAGAATAA
- a CDS encoding DUF1648 domain-containing protein has translation MENILFTIFDIFNFGLVVFLWWFTIKNYNALPKRIPVHFDMEGKADGFGGKKYAFLMPVLALGLYALFIYGVRHPEDTNFPVEITDQNMNAQFLIMKIGLRILFVVLAVIFTNIQDYMFRYAVDDKAKPRISFAAIFLSVVLFTPALLFIAHLFK, from the coding sequence ATGGAAAATATTCTTTTTACAATTTTTGATATTTTTAATTTTGGATTGGTCGTTTTTCTGTGGTGGTTTACCATCAAGAATTATAATGCTTTGCCAAAGAGAATTCCTGTACATTTTGATATGGAAGGGAAAGCGGATGGATTTGGTGGAAAAAAATATGCATTTCTGATGCCTGTATTAGCTCTTGGACTGTATGCTCTGTTCATCTATGGAGTAAGGCATCCTGAAGATACTAATTTCCCTGTAGAAATTACGGATCAGAATATGAATGCTCAGTTTTTAATTATGAAAATTGGATTGAGAATTCTTTTTGTTGTATTGGCTGTCATTTTTACAAATATTCAGGACTATATGTTCAGATATGCTGTTGATGATAAAGCTAAACCCAGAATTTCATTTGCTGCCATATTTTTATCAGTCGTGTTATTTACTCCTGCATTACTTTTTATAGCTCATCTTTTTAAATGA
- a CDS encoding O-methyltransferase: protein MSFFEEKNPEMDRYLEAHASSESEILKKLRRETYQKTTQPHMISGYQQGRLLTIISQMLQPKSILEIGTFTGYATLCLASGLAKDGKITTLDVNEDLAYLPKKYFESSEYASQIDFKLQDAKEYLKETEEFFDLIFVDADKENYAEYFKLIKPHTKSGTVILFDNVLWYGKVLEENPKLKSTQSIQELNDLAAKDEDFENLILPLRDGVNFLRRK from the coding sequence ATGAGTTTTTTTGAAGAAAAAAATCCTGAAATGGACAGATATTTGGAAGCACACGCTTCTTCGGAATCCGAAATTCTGAAAAAACTGAGAAGAGAGACTTACCAGAAGACGACACAGCCTCACATGATTTCCGGATATCAGCAGGGAAGGTTATTGACTATTATTTCCCAGATGCTGCAGCCGAAAAGTATTTTGGAGATAGGAACATTCACAGGATATGCTACGCTATGCCTTGCATCAGGATTGGCAAAAGACGGAAAAATTACAACATTGGATGTGAATGAAGATCTTGCTTATCTTCCGAAAAAATATTTTGAGTCAAGTGAATATGCCAGTCAGATTGATTTTAAACTTCAGGATGCCAAAGAATATTTAAAAGAAACAGAGGAGTTTTTTGATCTGATCTTTGTAGATGCTGATAAGGAGAATTATGCAGAATATTTTAAATTGATAAAACCCCACACCAAGTCCGGAACAGTAATCCTGTTTGATAATGTTTTGTGGTACGGGAAAGTGCTTGAAGAAAATCCGAAGCTGAAGTCAACCCAGTCTATTCAGGAATTGAATGATTTAGCGGCAAAAGACGAAGATTTTGAAAATCTTATTTTACCTTTGCGGGATGGAGTCAACTTTCTTCGCAGAAAGTAA
- a CDS encoding OmpA family protein has protein sequence MKILKIVAVSAMALGMTSCVSKKQYDALSTNYKQCIENIGERQREIQDLKSQNSALTGENNLLKSQHDALKSSLDACLSNTGKSSANIDKLVGEINASNSYIKQLISNNAKNDSLNLALSNKLKRSLDNVSDQDVQVKVLKGVVMISLSDNMLYKTGDYNILPAAQEVLGKVAKVINDYDKYSVLIEGNTDNAPLNSPNLPRDNWDLSALRGTSVAKVLQTQFGVDPARITAGGRSEYNPKATNMSVSGRGENRRTEIIIMPKLDEFMKLMDIAPKK, from the coding sequence ATGAAGATTTTAAAAATTGTAGCAGTTTCTGCAATGGCGCTGGGAATGACATCTTGTGTCAGCAAAAAGCAGTATGATGCTTTGAGCACAAACTATAAGCAGTGTATTGAAAATATCGGAGAAAGACAGAGAGAAATTCAGGATTTGAAATCTCAGAACTCTGCATTGACTGGTGAAAATAACTTGCTGAAAAGCCAGCATGATGCTTTAAAATCATCACTTGATGCATGTCTTTCCAACACCGGAAAAAGCTCTGCCAATATTGATAAATTGGTAGGTGAAATCAATGCTTCCAATTCTTATATCAAACAATTGATTTCTAACAACGCTAAGAATGACAGTTTGAATCTGGCATTGTCTAACAAGCTGAAAAGATCTTTAGATAATGTATCAGATCAGGATGTACAGGTGAAGGTATTGAAAGGAGTTGTAATGATCTCTCTTTCAGATAATATGTTGTACAAAACAGGGGATTACAATATTCTGCCTGCTGCTCAGGAAGTGTTAGGTAAAGTAGCTAAAGTAATCAATGATTATGATAAATATTCAGTGTTGATTGAAGGGAATACGGATAATGCTCCGTTGAACTCTCCAAATCTTCCAAGAGACAACTGGGATCTTTCTGCATTAAGAGGTACTTCTGTGGCTAAAGTTCTTCAGACCCAGTTTGGAGTAGATCCTGCAAGAATTACAGCAGGAGGTCGTTCTGAATACAACCCGAAAGCTACCAACATGAGCGTTTCAGGAAGAGGAGAAAACAGAAGAACGGAAATCATCATTATGCCTAAACTTGATGAGTTTATGAAACTGATGGATATCGCTCCTAAGAAATAA
- a CDS encoding lipocalin family protein, with amino-acid sequence MKKLALLFAGLSLFAAATGCSSDNDTVLEAPLVGTWQPLKEVVTTVEVGEDPVSNTITYTDCQKQTRWWFSVDSKGGKTNWGDTATPGQCAILSDIKFNYTYNKEGKDVQMKIQGIVEPQNAKVITLDATTLNLAVREETQDPTIFQTRTYTFKRVTQ; translated from the coding sequence ATGAAGAAATTAGCATTACTATTTGCAGGTTTATCTTTGTTTGCTGCAGCTACAGGCTGTAGTAGTGACAATGATACTGTTCTGGAAGCTCCTCTTGTTGGGACATGGCAACCATTAAAAGAAGTTGTTACCACTGTAGAAGTTGGTGAAGACCCGGTTTCTAACACGATTACTTATACAGATTGTCAGAAACAGACAAGATGGTGGTTTAGCGTTGACTCCAAAGGAGGAAAGACGAACTGGGGAGATACCGCTACACCTGGTCAGTGTGCTATTCTTTCTGATATAAAATTCAATTATACCTATAATAAGGAAGGAAAAGACGTTCAGATGAAAATTCAGGGGATAGTAGAGCCGCAAAATGCAAAGGTTATTACTCTGGATGCTACAACGCTCAATCTTGCTGTAAGAGAGGAGACACAGGATCCTACTATATTCCAGACAAGAACATATACCTTCAAAAGAGTTACTCAATAA
- a CDS encoding acyltransferase family protein, producing MSIVHSIKKVIFAGNKIQMQDITRNNFDFIRVLLAFIVFVGHLGALSGSAQLTILTHSPVEVAVFSFFIVSGFLIARSYERSSSLKSYAKKRFNRIVPAYLLVVFLCAVLLSLVSTLPLSEYFGNTQVYKYLFWNSIFMNFKAPWLPGVFGNQAVNGALWTLKIEMCFYIAVPLMFLLFGKNNKYRNISLIVLYFLSLVYLNYFEMAGKAALSRQLPGSLCYFIGGMLIYFNFDKFIKHKNTLFIIAMITVWIDLIFNIKLFSPMMISIIVLYIAYSFKFLNNFGKYGDFTYGIYIFHFPIIRVFATLGLFANYNPYFMGLVCMLVVIGVGIASWHLYEKRFL from the coding sequence ATGAGCATCGTTCATTCTATTAAAAAAGTTATTTTTGCAGGAAACAAAATACAAATGCAGGATATTACGAGAAACAATTTTGATTTTATACGTGTTCTCCTTGCTTTCATTGTCTTTGTAGGACATTTGGGAGCATTAAGCGGCTCTGCCCAGCTTACAATTCTAACGCACAGCCCTGTGGAAGTGGCTGTTTTCTCATTTTTTATCGTTAGTGGATTTCTTATTGCGAGAAGCTACGAAAGGTCATCCAGTTTAAAAAGCTACGCTAAAAAGAGATTCAACAGAATTGTTCCCGCTTATCTATTAGTTGTTTTTCTGTGTGCTGTATTACTGAGCCTCGTGAGTACACTTCCTCTTTCTGAATATTTCGGCAATACGCAGGTTTATAAATATTTATTCTGGAATTCAATTTTTATGAATTTTAAAGCACCCTGGCTTCCCGGTGTATTCGGAAACCAGGCTGTAAATGGGGCCTTATGGACTCTTAAGATAGAAATGTGTTTTTATATAGCTGTTCCGTTAATGTTTCTATTGTTTGGAAAAAATAACAAATACCGAAATATCAGTCTGATCGTACTGTATTTCCTTTCTCTGGTATATCTTAATTATTTTGAAATGGCTGGAAAAGCGGCTCTTTCAAGACAGCTGCCGGGTTCACTATGTTATTTCATTGGTGGAATGCTGATTTACTTTAATTTTGACAAGTTTATCAAACACAAGAATACTTTATTCATCATTGCTATGATTACGGTCTGGATAGATCTGATTTTTAATATAAAGCTATTCTCTCCGATGATGATCAGCATCATTGTTCTGTATATTGCTTACTCATTTAAATTTTTGAATAATTTCGGAAAGTACGGAGATTTCACTTATGGAATCTACATATTCCACTTCCCTATCATCAGGGTATTTGCAACATTGGGACTTTTTGCCAATTATAATCCTTACTTTATGGGATTGGTATGTATGTTGGTAGTTATAGGGGTAGGAATTGCTTCCTGGCATCTTTATGAAAAAAGATTTTTATAA